One Natrinema marinum genomic window carries:
- a CDS encoding 50S ribosomal protein L13, with protein MSLAEFDADLVVDAQDCILGRVASEVAQRALDGERVAIVNAEDAVITGDKEDIFETYRTRLQMGSDSGPYYPKRPDTIFKRSVRGMLPYKKPRGREALDSVRVYVGNPYENDDTESEVLEGTSLDRLSNIRFVHLHEVSEQLGANVTW; from the coding sequence ATGAGTCTCGCAGAGTTCGACGCAGATCTCGTCGTCGATGCCCAGGACTGTATCCTCGGTCGCGTCGCCAGCGAAGTCGCCCAGCGCGCGCTGGACGGCGAACGCGTCGCGATCGTCAACGCCGAGGACGCAGTCATCACCGGCGACAAAGAAGACATCTTCGAGACGTACCGCACGCGGCTGCAGATGGGTTCGGACAGCGGACCCTACTACCCCAAGCGACCGGACACGATCTTCAAGCGGTCCGTTCGTGGGATGCTGCCGTACAAGAAACCGCGCGGCCGCGAGGCGCTCGACAGCGTCCGCGTCTACGTCGGCAACCCCTACGAGAACGACGACACCGAGTCCGAAGTGCTCGAGGGGACGTCGCTGGATCGGCTGTCGAACATCCGCTTCGTCCACCTGCACGAAGTGTCCGAACAGTTAGGTGCTAACGTCACATGGTAA
- a CDS encoding 30S ribosomal protein S4 gives MPLGTDTKHYETPNHPYQGERIASEHSLVDRYGLKNKEELWRAQSELRSYRREARDLLGQAQGDETVVRRSEEFLGRLKRVGILDETDELGDILSLEIEDILERRLQTIVYRNGLANTTQQARQFITHGHVVIGDQRHRVPSYVVDIDEEDLVAFDENSPLADELHPERAEGQ, from the coding sequence ATGCCACTCGGTACCGACACCAAACACTACGAGACGCCAAACCACCCCTACCAGGGTGAGCGCATCGCGTCCGAGCACTCCCTCGTCGACCGCTACGGACTCAAGAACAAAGAAGAGCTCTGGCGCGCCCAGTCCGAGCTTCGCTCCTACCGGCGCGAGGCCCGCGACCTGCTCGGCCAGGCACAGGGCGACGAGACCGTCGTCCGCCGCTCCGAGGAGTTCCTCGGCCGACTCAAGCGAGTCGGCATCCTCGACGAAACGGACGAACTCGGCGACATCCTGTCGCTCGAGATCGAGGACATCCTAGAGCGGCGACTGCAGACGATCGTCTACCGCAACGGGCTCGCGAACACGACCCAGCAGGCCCGCCAGTTCATCACGCACGGCCACGTCGTGATCGGCGACCAGCGCCACCGCGTTCCCTCCTACGTCGTCGACATCGACGAAGAGGATCTGGTGGCCTTCGACGAGAACAGCCCGCTCGCGGACGAACTCCACCCCGAACGCGCGGAGGGCCAGTAA
- a CDS encoding DNA-directed RNA polymerase subunit D: MSASYDVEFVEREDREARFLVRGVTPAFANGIRRAMVADVPTMAIDTVRFVENSSVMFDEQLALRLGLVPLTTPPVGEFGEDDTVTLSIDVEGPATAYSGDLVSSDDLVRPADENVPIIELKDGQRLEAEADAVLDRGKDHAKHQGGVAVGYRHLQRVAVDGDLPEFEDQETRIIRGVIEDDGELVSTSEFDHDLSNRYPGKQVRVEDVPNAFVFHVETDGSFTVEELVTRAAETIAARATELEEAVQL; encoded by the coding sequence ATGTCTGCATCGTACGACGTCGAGTTCGTCGAACGCGAGGATCGCGAAGCCCGGTTCCTCGTTCGCGGCGTGACGCCCGCGTTCGCCAACGGCATCCGTCGCGCGATGGTCGCCGACGTGCCCACGATGGCGATCGACACCGTCAGGTTCGTCGAGAACTCGTCGGTCATGTTCGACGAGCAACTCGCCTTGCGGCTCGGGCTCGTCCCGCTGACGACGCCGCCGGTCGGCGAGTTCGGCGAGGACGACACCGTCACGCTCTCGATCGACGTCGAAGGGCCGGCCACCGCTTACTCCGGCGATCTGGTCTCCAGCGACGACCTCGTCCGCCCCGCGGACGAGAACGTCCCGATCATCGAACTCAAAGACGGCCAGCGCCTCGAGGCCGAGGCAGACGCCGTCCTCGACCGCGGCAAAGACCACGCCAAACATCAAGGCGGTGTCGCGGTCGGCTACCGACACCTCCAGCGCGTGGCGGTCGACGGTGATCTCCCCGAGTTCGAGGACCAGGAGACCCGGATCATCCGCGGCGTGATAGAAGACGACGGCGAACTCGTTTCCACGAGCGAGTTCGATCACGACCTCTCGAATCGCTATCCGGGCAAGCAGGTCCGGGTCGAGGACGTGCCCAACGCCTTCGTCTTCCACGTGGAGACGGACGGCTCCTTTACCGTCGAGGAACTGGTCACGCGAGCCGCGGAGACGATCGCGGCGCGTGCGACAGAACTCGAAGAAGCAGTACAGTTATAG
- a CDS encoding 30S ribosomal protein S9, with the protein MVTNTSGKKKTAVARATVREGEGRVRINSQPVELVEPEMSRLKMLEPFRIVGEDLRGEMDIDVRVEGGGISGQADAVRTAIARGIVQHTNDAELRDAFMEFDRSLLVNDVRQSEPKKWGGPGARARYQKSYR; encoded by the coding sequence ATGGTAACCAACACGAGCGGCAAGAAGAAGACGGCCGTCGCCCGCGCCACGGTGCGCGAAGGCGAGGGTCGCGTTCGAATCAACTCCCAGCCCGTCGAGCTGGTCGAACCGGAGATGTCCCGGCTCAAGATGCTCGAGCCGTTCCGCATCGTCGGCGAGGACCTGCGCGGCGAGATGGACATCGACGTCCGCGTCGAGGGCGGCGGTATCAGCGGTCAGGCAGACGCCGTCCGAACCGCCATCGCGCGCGGGATCGTCCAGCACACCAACGACGCCGAACTCCGCGACGCGTTCATGGAGTTCGACCGCTCGCTGCTGGTCAACGACGTTCGCCAGTCCGAACCGAAGAAGTGGGGCGGCCCGGGCGCTCGGGCGCGCTA
- a CDS encoding 50S ribosomal protein L18e gives MSSKTNPRLTDLIAELKSTSRETDADVWRDVADRLEKPRRTHAEVNLGRIERYAREEETVVVPGKVLGSGALQKNVTVAAVNFSSSAETKIEQVGEPVSLEQALEANPDGSNVRVIR, from the coding sequence ATGAGTAGCAAGACCAATCCGAGGCTCACCGATCTCATCGCCGAGCTGAAGTCGACGTCCCGAGAGACGGACGCCGATGTCTGGCGAGATGTCGCGGATCGACTCGAGAAGCCCCGGCGCACCCACGCAGAGGTGAACCTGGGCCGCATCGAGCGGTACGCACGCGAAGAAGAGACCGTCGTCGTTCCCGGCAAAGTGCTGGGCTCCGGCGCACTACAGAAAAACGTCACCGTCGCCGCCGTCAACTTCTCTTCGTCCGCAGAGACGAAGATCGAACAAGTCGGCGAACCGGTATCGCTCGAGCAGGCGCTCGAGGCGAATCCCGACGGCTCCAACGTCCGGGTGATTCGATGA
- a CDS encoding 30S ribosomal protein S11, translating to MSQDDEKWGIAHVHASFNNTVMTVTDLTGAETIAKSSGGTAVKQNRDEASPYAAMQMAESVAEEVKAAGITGLHVRVRGPGGNLQKSPGPGAQATIRALARSGIEIGRIEDVTPIPHDGSRAPKGKGGY from the coding sequence ATGAGCCAGGACGACGAAAAGTGGGGCATCGCCCACGTGCACGCATCGTTCAACAACACCGTCATGACCGTGACCGACCTCACGGGCGCGGAGACGATCGCCAAGTCCTCCGGCGGGACGGCGGTCAAGCAGAACCGCGACGAGGCGTCGCCGTACGCGGCCATGCAGATGGCCGAGTCCGTCGCCGAGGAGGTCAAAGCGGCCGGCATTACGGGCCTGCACGTCCGCGTGCGCGGCCCCGGCGGCAACCTCCAGAAGTCCCCCGGTCCCGGCGCGCAGGCGACGATCCGCGCGCTGGCCCGCTCGGGCATCGAGATCGGGCGCATCGAGGACGTCACGCCGATCCCCCACGACGGATCGCGCGCTCCGAAAGGCAAGGGCGGCTACTAG